The Clostridium sporogenes genome contains a region encoding:
- a CDS encoding FAD-dependent oxidoreductase, translating into MSKKYLIIGGVAGGASTAARLRRLSEKDQIIMFEKDPYVSFSNCSLPYHLSGIVEDSNSLVLMTPEQFKAQYNIEARVNNEVIKINRDKKEVIVRNTITGEEYSENYDKLILSPGATPIIPPIKGIENVNAFTVRNVMDIQRLSEKIKNKKFQNISVIGGGFIGVEVAENLKEAGNNVTLIEAMPHIMKPFDYDMAQILHKEFYDNGVNLIVKDKVSAFEKDTVVLESGRKVQAEAVIMAIGVSPDTRLAKAAELEIGETGAIKVDQNYRTNDNDIYAVGDAIEVYHALARKTTKLPLAGPAQKEARQVADHIHGKVVRNTGFIGSSVIKCFNYNAAATGLNEEMIEALKLDIKYEVAKVIPGDKVGLMPDCEPLHFKLIFEIPTGKVLGAQAIGKGNVNKRIDVIATAIKFGATVDDLRDLELCYAPPFGTAKDVVNFAGYVACNLLQGEFKQVREKDIRNIVREKALIIDVREKHEYELSHIIGAKNIPLSELRDRINEIPKDEPVYLHCRSAQRSYNALKALKNLGYENIYNVSGGFLGISFYEYFNDITTEREKILTDYNFL; encoded by the coding sequence ATGAGTAAAAAATATTTAATAATAGGTGGGGTTGCTGGTGGTGCATCTACAGCAGCTAGACTTAGAAGACTTAGTGAGAAAGATCAAATAATAATGTTTGAAAAAGATCCCTATGTATCCTTTTCAAATTGTAGCTTACCTTATCATTTGAGTGGAATTGTAGAGGATTCTAATAGTTTAGTACTTATGACTCCAGAGCAATTTAAAGCTCAATATAATATAGAGGCTAGAGTAAATAATGAAGTTATAAAAATTAATAGAGATAAAAAAGAAGTTATAGTTAGAAATACAATAACAGGAGAAGAATATTCTGAAAATTATGATAAATTAATCTTATCTCCAGGAGCAACGCCAATAATTCCACCAATTAAAGGGATTGAAAATGTAAATGCATTTACAGTAAGAAATGTAATGGATATACAAAGATTAAGTGAAAAAATAAAAAATAAAAAATTTCAAAACATATCTGTTATTGGAGGAGGTTTTATAGGGGTCGAAGTTGCTGAAAATTTAAAAGAAGCAGGAAATAATGTTACCTTAATTGAAGCTATGCCTCATATTATGAAACCCTTTGATTATGATATGGCACAAATTTTACACAAAGAATTTTATGATAATGGTGTAAATTTAATTGTAAAAGATAAAGTTAGTGCTTTTGAAAAAGACACAGTGGTTTTAGAATCTGGAAGAAAAGTACAAGCTGAGGCTGTGATTATGGCCATAGGTGTATCTCCAGATACAAGACTTGCAAAGGCGGCAGAATTAGAAATTGGAGAAACTGGAGCTATAAAAGTAGATCAAAACTATAGAACTAATGATAATGATATATACGCAGTAGGAGATGCTATTGAAGTTTATCATGCCTTAGCTAGAAAAACTACTAAACTACCTTTAGCAGGACCTGCTCAAAAGGAAGCAAGACAGGTGGCAGACCACATTCATGGAAAAGTTGTTAGGAATACAGGCTTTATAGGAAGTTCAGTAATTAAATGTTTTAATTATAATGCGGCAGCCACAGGACTTAATGAAGAAATGATAGAAGCATTGAAATTAGACATAAAATATGAGGTGGCTAAGGTAATACCGGGAGATAAAGTAGGATTAATGCCAGATTGTGAGCCTCTACATTTTAAATTGATTTTCGAAATTCCTACAGGGAAAGTATTAGGAGCACAAGCTATTGGTAAAGGAAACGTGAATAAGAGAATAGATGTAATTGCTACAGCAATTAAATTTGGAGCTACTGTAGATGATTTAAGAGATTTAGAACTATGCTATGCACCACCTTTTGGGACTGCTAAAGATGTAGTAAATTTTGCAGGTTATGTAGCATGCAATTTATTACAGGGTGAATTTAAACAAGTTAGAGAAAAAGATATAAGAAATATTGTAAGAGAAAAGGCTTTAATTATAGATGTAAGAGAGAAACATGAATATGAATTAAGTCATATTATTGGTGCAAAAAATATACCTCTTAGTGAGTTAAGAGATAGAATAAATGAAATACCTAAAGATGAGCCTGTGTATTTACATTGTAGAAGTGCTCAAAGAAGCTATAACGCATTAAAGGCTCTTAAAAATTTAGGTTATGAAAATATTTATAATGTTTCTGGTGGATTTTTAGGAATTTCTTTTTATGAATACTTTAATGATATAACTACTGAAAGAGAAAAAATTCTTACAGATTATAACTTTTTATAA
- a CDS encoding alanine:cation symporter family protein, with protein MPFIIIAALYVNYKRKNFFNVISKKDSSKIEFNKVKNALSISLSSKIGTGAVIGVLAAMWKTSQNGIGGEAVVLWVIIGMILLIPLTYSEVFFTQLINKTPRNFIERYINKKVAAVYAVSLVILYSFGFTGFQMTGVQSVVKIFAKQNFNYNFTTKGRLIFIVIPIIFIVSSIVLTKSYKLFINVLGSLVSLLIILYAGFFLVFLFVTRSFIPEYLCIIWRDFLTFKTAATGIPIGLIVGFQRIIQVSETGLGTSALASSDMINSPRREAMLQTIATIITICNAIIITSYVFTYGRYNLNGVVLSGDGLDRIASYLNSAYGVTGFLGQSIIIMFFLTCGFTTVLSSYHFINTIIYFNENKRIVFYICLITASGLLSVSNFDMIFDAVDLLMFIVATINITALCIFVSKDIQNYKIK; from the coding sequence TTGCCCTTTATAATAATAGCAGCTTTATATGTAAATTATAAAAGAAAAAATTTTTTTAATGTAATAAGCAAAAAAGATTCTAGTAAGATAGAGTTTAATAAAGTGAAAAATGCCCTTTCAATTTCATTATCTTCAAAGATTGGGACAGGAGCTGTAATAGGAGTATTAGCTGCCATGTGGAAGACTTCCCAAAATGGTATAGGTGGAGAGGCCGTAGTACTTTGGGTTATTATTGGCATGATTTTACTCATTCCATTAACTTATTCAGAGGTTTTTTTTACTCAATTAATAAATAAAACTCCAAGGAATTTTATAGAACGATATATTAATAAAAAAGTTGCAGCTGTTTATGCAGTATCTTTAGTTATATTATATTCTTTTGGATTTACAGGTTTTCAAATGACAGGAGTTCAAAGTGTAGTTAAAATTTTTGCTAAACAAAATTTCAACTATAACTTTACGACTAAGGGTAGATTAATTTTTATAGTTATACCAATTATATTTATAGTATCTTCTATAGTTTTAACCAAAAGCTATAAACTTTTTATTAATGTATTGGGTTCTCTTGTTTCTTTATTAATTATTTTATATGCAGGATTCTTTTTAGTATTTTTATTTGTAACAAGGAGTTTTATACCAGAGTATTTATGTATAATTTGGAGAGATTTCTTAACCTTTAAGACTGCAGCTACAGGTATTCCTATAGGACTTATTGTGGGATTTCAAAGGATTATCCAAGTAAGTGAAACAGGATTAGGAACCAGTGCTTTAGCTAGTTCAGATATGATAAATTCTCCCAGGAGAGAGGCTATGCTTCAGACCATTGCAACTATTATTACTATATGTAATGCAATTATAATAACGTCCTATGTATTTACTTATGGAAGATATAATCTTAACGGGGTAGTTTTATCAGGAGATGGATTAGATAGAATTGCTAGTTATTTAAACAGCGCTTATGGAGTTACGGGTTTTTTAGGACAAAGTATAATAATTATGTTTTTTTTAACCTGTGGTTTTACTACAGTTTTAAGTTCCTATCATTTTATTAATACAATTATTTATTTTAATGAAAATAAGAGGATAGTATTTTATATATGCTTAATAACAGCTTCAGGACTATTAAGTGTATCAAATTTTGATATGATTTTTGATGCGGTGGATCTATTGATGTTCATTGTAGCCACAATAAACATAACTGCCCTTTGTATATTTGTATCTAAGGATATACAAAATTATAAAATTAAGTGA